In Procambarus clarkii isolate CNS0578487 chromosome 58, FALCON_Pclarkii_2.0, whole genome shotgun sequence, one genomic interval encodes:
- the LOC138353591 gene encoding uro-adherence factor A-like translates to MGLMGTPRPMSGPSPSTQLRSRTRSMCPGVNESQAVNESQAVNESQAVNESQGVNESQAVNKSQSVNESQAVNKSQSVNESQAVNESQAVNELQAVNNSQSVNESQAVNKSQSVNESQAVNESQAVNESQAVNELQQQK, encoded by the exons ATGGGACTCATGGGGACTCCTCGGCCTATGAGCGGGCCGAGTCCCTCCACACAACTGCGGTCGAGGACACGTAGTATGTGTCCGG GTGTAAACGAGTCACAAGCTGTAAACGAGTCACAAGCTGTAAATGAGTCACAAGCTGTAAATGAGTCACAAGGTGTAAATGAGTCACAAGCTGTAAATAAGTCACAAAGTGTAAATGAGTCACAAGCTGTAAATAAGTCACAAAGTGTAAACGAGTCACAAGCTGTAAATGAGTCACAAGCTGTAAATGAGTTACAAGCTGTAAATAATTCACAAAGTGTAAATGAGTCACAAGCTGTAAATAAGTCACAAAGTGTAAACGAGTCACAAGCTGTAAATGAGTCACAAGCTGTAAACGAGTCACAAGCTGTAAATGAGTTACAACAACAGAAATAG